Proteins co-encoded in one Metabacillus sp. KUDC1714 genomic window:
- a CDS encoding AAA domain-containing protein, whose translation MKQKLVQLKDRLNDLSKRNRSIRMLKLYDKWAFDLSSIDKLDQKTNANTVVERVIDQKGNVVLVKQDVNNNESLVQSGKLTSLYRNIKGIEEETGLYDLYVGYPFVSGCMLDGTYIRSPLFLYPVKLERERVNGTQWKLYVEEGEPQLNRTLILAFKKFSGLDIDDKIFDEAEEQAKSINFLKLITWLKEYSFNILWNNQPELEKFIDYKQDTIPEFQKGQFQLDNMAILGNYPQGNSALLKDYEDLITETENGNGDLGIIAELLQAGESFNPSESEQDNSSHEDIKPEKEKFFVLDTDASQEEIINEVDRNRGLVVHGPPGTGKSQVIVNLIANSIAQDKKVLLVCQKRAALDVVYQRLESLGLSSHVALLHDEKNDRKPLYKKLHTLLEDDRSIQDYENDLIQLSNKIEEYESKLNAIAKGLYEVQSHGYKAYDLYGLGKPISEIDVILELKEVLHSLTKDNLDEVLMKIFSYGNYYRRFGGENYPLKDRQSFAKLELKDRLTIVEIVKNVIEKAETSIEYLNKFDQEDITPEYTWLINDKLEKIYEDLNPDEKRSLQKLRLWWWTSFTGKTIVEELLNGEKFKGVSSKEWPRVRESLKLLFDLSQVSEKMSNEMKSLQPYFSDELVKKYYERISKGDIPLKEFEQKHEYIIQDFEDLRNMDREYDANLPNIKKMIDMLKDKTGDHIHKQLSDEWVDIVKQSTFIHWIDDIESKHPMLTKIGTEEIEKVREHFKGLLLQKRDLAVKVLINRLLKKLNQVKQTNSKAMKELKHQVGKKRMIWPVRKLVREFSLNGLLDVMPIWLTSPETVSAIYPLEKELFDIVIFDEASQCTVENGLPAVYRGAKIVVAGDEKQLPPSSLFKGAIQEDEDDVEVDDFNESESLLNLGKRTLPEKMLQWHYRSKSEELINFSNHAYYNGNIQIAPNVEPLRKPAAIQWHKVDGLWVNQSNEVEAKAVVDLLKNTIIKNPSKTVGIITFNAKQQDKIQDIIDAQVEADQEFGVLYQQIMSRDLDERVFVKNIENVQGDERDIIIFSIAYAKNNEGRVYNRFGTLGQQGGENRLNVAVTRSKEEIHVVTSIEPNELSVGSTKNDGPKFLKSYMEYAKAVSQVKKEEIEAVLSNLNEKQNTKKQTGPLLFDSPFEEQVYNALTNLGYKVDTQVGMSGYRIDQAIVHPNHPEKYILGIECDGAMYHSSPSAKERDVYRQRFLETKGWKITRIWSRNWWKNSSAEIEKIDQLVKKLVREESIKKEVMA comes from the coding sequence ATGAAACAAAAATTAGTTCAATTAAAAGATAGGTTAAATGACCTGAGTAAACGAAACAGATCAATTCGAATGCTAAAGTTATACGATAAATGGGCGTTTGATTTAAGTTCAATTGATAAGCTAGATCAGAAAACAAATGCGAATACTGTAGTTGAAAGAGTGATAGACCAAAAAGGAAATGTTGTTCTGGTAAAACAAGATGTAAATAATAATGAATCATTAGTGCAATCTGGTAAGTTAACTTCTCTATACCGTAATATTAAGGGAATTGAAGAAGAGACAGGGTTGTATGATTTATATGTTGGTTACCCCTTTGTATCTGGCTGCATGTTAGATGGAACATATATTCGATCTCCTTTATTTTTATATCCAGTAAAACTTGAACGAGAACGAGTGAATGGTACTCAGTGGAAATTGTATGTAGAAGAAGGGGAGCCTCAGTTAAATCGAACACTTATTTTAGCCTTTAAAAAATTTAGTGGATTAGATATTGACGATAAAATATTTGATGAAGCTGAAGAGCAAGCAAAATCGATAAACTTCTTAAAATTGATCACTTGGTTAAAGGAATATTCGTTTAATATTCTCTGGAATAACCAACCAGAACTTGAAAAGTTTATTGATTACAAGCAGGATACGATACCAGAATTCCAAAAGGGTCAATTTCAACTAGATAATATGGCCATCTTGGGAAATTATCCGCAAGGAAACTCTGCTTTATTAAAGGATTATGAGGATTTAATTACGGAAACGGAAAATGGCAATGGTGATTTAGGCATTATTGCTGAACTATTACAAGCTGGAGAAAGCTTTAATCCATCAGAATCTGAGCAAGATAACTCGAGTCATGAGGATATAAAGCCAGAGAAAGAGAAGTTCTTTGTTCTTGATACAGATGCATCACAGGAGGAAATTATTAATGAGGTAGATAGAAATCGTGGTTTAGTTGTTCACGGGCCACCAGGTACAGGTAAATCACAGGTCATAGTAAATTTAATCGCGAATTCTATCGCTCAAGATAAAAAAGTGCTATTAGTATGTCAAAAAAGAGCTGCACTTGATGTTGTTTATCAACGATTAGAATCATTAGGATTATCTTCACACGTTGCCTTGTTGCATGATGAAAAAAATGACCGAAAACCATTATATAAAAAGCTGCATACCTTACTGGAAGATGATAGATCAATTCAGGACTATGAAAACGATCTCATTCAACTTTCTAATAAAATTGAAGAGTATGAATCTAAGCTAAACGCAATTGCTAAGGGACTATATGAAGTACAATCGCATGGATATAAGGCCTACGACTTATATGGTTTAGGAAAGCCGATCTCTGAAATTGATGTCATTTTGGAATTAAAGGAAGTACTCCATTCACTTACCAAAGATAATCTTGATGAAGTACTAATGAAAATATTTTCTTATGGTAACTATTACAGACGATTTGGTGGAGAAAACTATCCATTAAAGGACAGGCAGTCATTCGCAAAACTAGAGCTGAAAGACCGACTGACAATCGTAGAAATAGTAAAAAACGTGATTGAAAAAGCAGAGACGAGCATTGAATATTTAAATAAATTTGATCAAGAAGACATCACCCCAGAATACACATGGCTTATCAATGATAAATTAGAGAAAATCTACGAAGATTTGAATCCCGATGAAAAACGATCATTGCAAAAACTCCGATTATGGTGGTGGACATCTTTTACTGGCAAGACAATCGTCGAGGAACTTTTAAACGGGGAGAAATTTAAAGGCGTTTCTTCAAAAGAATGGCCACGAGTAAGGGAAAGCTTAAAACTTTTATTTGATTTATCCCAAGTATCAGAGAAAATGTCAAATGAAATGAAATCTTTACAGCCTTATTTTTCAGATGAATTAGTGAAAAAATATTATGAGAGAATCTCTAAAGGGGATATTCCTTTAAAGGAATTTGAACAAAAGCACGAATACATTATCCAGGACTTTGAAGATTTACGTAATATGGATCGTGAATACGATGCCAATTTACCAAATATAAAAAAGATGATCGATATGCTGAAAGATAAAACTGGTGATCATATTCATAAACAATTATCAGACGAGTGGGTAGATATCGTTAAGCAATCCACTTTTATCCATTGGATTGATGATATTGAATCAAAGCATCCAATGCTAACAAAGATTGGTACGGAAGAAATCGAAAAAGTACGGGAACATTTTAAGGGATTATTATTACAGAAGAGAGATCTTGCAGTCAAAGTGCTTATCAACCGTTTACTAAAGAAATTAAATCAAGTGAAACAGACAAACAGTAAAGCAATGAAGGAATTAAAGCATCAGGTTGGTAAAAAGAGAATGATTTGGCCAGTAAGAAAACTAGTTAGAGAGTTTTCACTAAATGGACTTCTTGACGTAATGCCAATCTGGTTGACTTCTCCAGAAACTGTCTCAGCTATATATCCTTTAGAAAAAGAACTCTTTGATATCGTGATATTTGATGAAGCATCACAATGTACAGTTGAAAATGGGCTTCCAGCTGTTTATCGTGGAGCGAAAATTGTCGTTGCCGGAGATGAAAAGCAATTACCACCTTCAAGCCTTTTTAAAGGTGCAATACAAGAGGATGAAGATGATGTTGAAGTTGATGATTTCAATGAATCAGAAAGTCTTTTGAACTTAGGAAAGCGAACATTACCTGAAAAAATGCTGCAATGGCATTACAGATCTAAATCAGAGGAGTTAATAAATTTCTCAAATCATGCCTATTACAATGGAAATATACAAATCGCACCTAATGTCGAACCCTTACGGAAGCCAGCTGCGATTCAATGGCATAAAGTTGATGGACTTTGGGTTAATCAGAGTAATGAGGTTGAAGCGAAAGCAGTAGTTGATTTACTCAAAAATACCATAATCAAAAATCCATCAAAAACAGTTGGTATCATCACCTTTAATGCAAAGCAACAAGATAAAATTCAAGACATAATTGATGCTCAAGTAGAAGCTGATCAAGAGTTTGGTGTATTGTATCAACAGATTATGAGTAGGGACTTGGATGAAAGAGTATTTGTTAAAAATATTGAAAATGTCCAAGGGGACGAAAGAGATATCATTATTTTTTCAATTGCATATGCAAAAAATAATGAAGGAAGAGTCTATAATCGATTTGGTACGCTAGGCCAACAAGGTGGAGAAAATCGTTTAAATGTTGCTGTTACTAGATCAAAAGAGGAAATTCATGTAGTAACAAGTATCGAACCCAATGAACTTAGCGTAGGTTCAACAAAAAATGATGGACCGAAATTTTTAAAGAGTTATATGGAATATGCAAAAGCTGTTTCACAAGTTAAAAAAGAAGAAATCGAAGCTGTTCTATCTAACCTGAACGAAAAACAAAATACAAAAAAACAAACTGGTCCATTACTATTTGATTCGCCATTCGAAGAACAGGTATACAATGCGTTAACAAACTTAGGGTATAAGGTTGATACACAAGTTGGAATGTCTGGATATCGAATCGATCAAGCAATCGTACACCCTAATCATCCTGAGAAGTATATTCTTGGAATTGAATGTGATGGCGCTATGTACCATAGTTCACCTTCAGCTAAAGAAAGGGACGTATATCGACAAAGATTTTTGGAAACCAAAGGGTGGAAGATCACTCGAATTTGGAGTCGGAATTGGTGGAAGAACTCAAGTGCGGAAATTGAAAAGATTGATCAATTAGTAAAAAAATTAGTTAGAGAAGAGAGTATTAAGAAGGAAGTTATGGCTTAG
- a CDS encoding site-specific integrase, which yields MGIRTMSEVVKKQNQKVFYSKFGLYFSVAIPCGLRRGELQGLQWEDIDLEKEIIYVTHSLLHLKDGGFLLKDPKTMGSIREIALPPNLIPLFKRYQVRDLERKNCYKTKGKVVTTSLSLLTNLDFHTLNLIQGQNGCDFYKEINSDIFDHMTFVTRQPLSYCHRE from the coding sequence ATGGGGATTCGAACGATGAGTGAAGTGGTTAAGAAGCAGAACCAAAAAGTTTTCTACTCCAAATTCGGGTTATACTTTAGTGTTGCGATTCCTTGCGGTTTAAGACGAGGAGAGCTTCAAGGATTACAATGGGAAGATATAGACTTAGAAAAGGAAATCATTTATGTAACTCACTCCTTGCTACACTTAAAAGATGGGGGATTCTTACTAAAAGATCCGAAGACAATGGGGTCTATTCGTGAAATTGCATTACCTCCAAATTTGATTCCACTCTTTAAAAGATACCAAGTACGCGATTTAGAGAGAAAGAATTGCTACAAGACGAAAGGCAAGGTAGTAACTACTTCTTTGTCTTTGCTAACGAATTTGGACTTCCATACTTTAAATCTTATCCAAGGACAAAATGGATGCGATTTTTATAAAGAAATAAACTCAGATATATTCGACCACATGACCTTCGTCACACGTCAGCCACTTTCCTATTGTCACAGGGAATAG
- a CDS encoding DUF4153 domain-containing protein yields the protein MDINNLIIENIAKPHELERMYRKDPKAFKKSFSHAWEQNPDSQVLGVWYERLHFKERANTEKSSLLQKDFLFMGTLAILAGIITRIIFHFVEQEAIAPINLAFGIIPFIAAYFVYNNTPKKRVIYSLVALFLISGFYLNMLPLNDEDSIILAYLHLPIFLWVLVGLAFTGNEYSKSSTRLAYIKFNLEYCILYASMAVSGMVLAALTMQLFNFVGLDIEDFYFSNVVLFGAAALAIVAAYLVSMNLKLAKNITPYIAKIFSPLVLVTLLVYLITVIWVGKNPFLDRNFLIAFNGILLGVLAVTIFSISESDSDEKKNISDYINFALIVLALIIDSVALSAIVFRLSSYGITPNRLAVLGINILIWANLIWIMLSYMRFLQNKSGPSTIQDAVTKYLPVYGLWAAFVTFTFPIIFN from the coding sequence ATGGACATTAACAATTTGATTATTGAAAATATTGCTAAACCTCATGAGCTGGAGAGAATGTATAGAAAAGACCCCAAAGCTTTTAAAAAGTCATTCTCACACGCATGGGAACAAAATCCTGATTCTCAGGTACTTGGCGTTTGGTATGAAAGATTGCATTTCAAGGAGAGGGCAAATACAGAAAAATCTTCCTTGCTTCAAAAAGATTTTTTATTCATGGGCACTTTAGCCATTCTGGCCGGGATAATCACCAGGATCATTTTCCATTTTGTCGAACAGGAAGCAATTGCTCCAATTAACCTGGCTTTTGGTATAATTCCCTTTATTGCTGCCTATTTTGTTTACAATAATACTCCGAAAAAAAGAGTTATTTATTCTCTTGTAGCGTTGTTCCTAATTTCCGGGTTTTATCTTAATATGCTGCCATTAAATGATGAAGACAGTATTATCCTTGCTTATTTACACCTTCCTATATTCTTATGGGTATTGGTAGGGCTTGCATTTACAGGAAATGAATATTCAAAAAGCAGTACAAGATTAGCCTATATTAAATTTAATTTGGAATATTGTATTCTCTACGCCAGCATGGCAGTTAGCGGAATGGTGCTAGCAGCATTAACCATGCAGTTATTTAACTTTGTTGGTTTGGATATAGAAGACTTCTATTTTAGTAATGTCGTTTTATTTGGTGCTGCTGCTCTCGCTATTGTAGCTGCATACCTGGTATCAATGAATCTTAAACTTGCTAAGAATATTACACCATATATAGCTAAAATTTTTAGTCCTCTTGTCCTGGTCACATTGTTGGTCTATCTAATAACGGTTATATGGGTAGGAAAAAATCCATTCTTGGACCGCAATTTCCTGATAGCCTTCAACGGAATACTCCTTGGTGTATTGGCCGTTACCATATTTTCCATTTCGGAAAGCGACTCAGACGAGAAAAAGAACATTTCAGATTATATAAATTTTGCCTTAATTGTTCTTGCGCTTATCATTGACAGTGTGGCTTTGTCAGCCATCGTGTTCAGACTTTCTTCTTATGGGATTACGCCTAATAGACTTGCTGTTTTAGGAATAAACATACTTATCTGGGCAAATCTAATTTGGATTATGCTCTCCTATATGCGTTTTCTACAAAACAAATCCGGACCTTCAACTATCCAAGATGCAGTAACTAAGTATTTGCCGGTCTACGGACTTTGGGCAGCTTTCGTTACATTTACTTTTCCTATAATTTTTAATTAG
- a CDS encoding GMC family oxidoreductase: MPKKEDKKYFDYIVIGAGTAGGVIAKELTDDKKTSLLVLEAGTNMRNELSSASNPNSGLLATDNRHSFNIMSTIEPNINSQLRISSGRAIGGSSEHNAMYAVRGSRELYDQWGELVGPQWEYDNISSLFKKNETYTGKTQEPEQRGTNGPIFVRQQIIPKNGLTITLAKATSTVLGIPIVEDYNTGIRNCTFYKSQAMNKKVGGKFVRSSTATGYLNENIVIQGNEFHPDEFGVGRRKLVILAKTTVNKILFKRKRGVNIAVGVKFVRNGVSEKAFARKGIIVSAGNFSSVILQRSGIGNSMDLARIGVSTLIENPNVGHNFQAQFTAGVGVEVETSRLLDLRDADPDLPFPLGAHKGEGETGGRRLQLYSSITPSFLPPPVIFVNNWAFDPNKKTNVMSIGPFDNNPRSRGTILAAHSDPEVYPSVNLNPLQDSNDLEFMIDQYIEIYKIMKKAQELDPEGIYKLVYPDEKIFMIKNNAEKRAEIAKYVKATYRNIQHFGGQCRMAKRIQDGVVDGYLNVFGTKNLKVADLSISPILPDGNTSIPSQMIGLACARFIQENFSPYVLVDEELEELEELEEFEEFEDY; the protein is encoded by the coding sequence ATGCCAAAAAAAGAAGATAAAAAATACTTTGATTATATCGTCATTGGTGCTGGAACAGCTGGCGGGGTAATTGCCAAAGAATTAACAGATGACAAAAAAACTTCCCTGCTTGTACTTGAAGCAGGAACAAATATGAGGAACGAGCTAAGCAGTGCTTCTAACCCAAACTCAGGTCTGTTAGCTACCGATAACAGACACTCCTTTAATATAATGTCAACAATAGAACCTAATATTAATAGCCAACTAAGGATCTCGAGTGGTCGAGCAATTGGTGGAAGCTCTGAACATAATGCCATGTATGCAGTAAGGGGAAGTCGTGAACTTTATGATCAGTGGGGAGAACTCGTTGGCCCTCAATGGGAATATGATAACATTAGTTCTTTATTCAAAAAAAATGAAACTTATACAGGAAAGACACAAGAACCGGAACAACGAGGAACAAATGGTCCGATTTTTGTTAGACAACAAATCATTCCTAAAAATGGACTTACAATTACTTTAGCTAAAGCAACATCAACTGTTTTAGGTATACCGATTGTCGAAGATTATAATACAGGCATAAGAAATTGCACATTTTATAAATCACAGGCTATGAACAAAAAGGTGGGCGGAAAATTTGTCCGATCATCAACAGCAACAGGCTATCTAAATGAAAATATTGTTATACAAGGAAATGAATTCCACCCAGATGAGTTTGGAGTTGGAAGGAGAAAGCTTGTCATTTTAGCAAAAACAACAGTCAATAAAATTCTATTTAAACGAAAAAGAGGCGTTAACATTGCTGTAGGTGTTAAGTTTGTTAGGAACGGGGTATCAGAAAAAGCTTTTGCAAGAAAAGGAATCATTGTTTCTGCGGGTAATTTTTCGTCGGTTATTCTACAACGTTCGGGAATCGGAAATTCGATGGATTTAGCCAGAATTGGTGTATCTACTTTAATAGAGAATCCTAATGTTGGACACAACTTTCAAGCTCAATTTACTGCCGGAGTGGGAGTTGAAGTAGAAACTAGTCGACTTCTAGATTTGAGAGATGCTGACCCTGATCTCCCATTCCCACTAGGTGCCCATAAAGGAGAAGGTGAAACAGGAGGACGACGTCTTCAACTATATAGCAGCATAACACCTTCTTTTCTTCCACCACCAGTTATCTTTGTTAACAACTGGGCATTTGATCCAAATAAAAAGACGAATGTGATGAGTATTGGTCCTTTTGACAATAATCCAAGAAGCAGAGGAACGATTTTGGCCGCTCACAGCGATCCAGAAGTTTATCCATCCGTTAACCTCAATCCATTGCAAGATTCGAATGACTTAGAATTCATGATCGATCAGTATATTGAAATTTACAAAATTATGAAAAAGGCTCAAGAACTTGATCCTGAAGGTATTTATAAGTTAGTTTATCCTGATGAAAAAATCTTTATGATAAAAAATAATGCAGAAAAAAGAGCTGAGATTGCTAAATATGTTAAAGCTACGTATCGAAATATCCAACACTTCGGCGGACAATGTAGGATGGCAAAGAGGATTCAAGATGGCGTTGTTGATGGGTATCTAAATGTTTTTGGTACTAAAAACCTGAAAGTCGCAGATCTATCAATCTCTCCAATATTACCAGACGGCAACACTTCAATACCTTCTCAAATGATTGGTTTAGCTTGTGCACGATTTATTCAAGAGAATTTTTCTCCTTATGTGTTGGTTGATGAGGAACTTGAAGAACTTGAAGAACTTGAAGAGTTTGAAGAGTTTGAAGACTATTAA
- a CDS encoding SGNH/GDSL hydrolase family protein, producing MRRRKLTIILASLLVVCFSLYFFHSYSYQTKQLNEEISAMNGAADSDEMTDQSKTEDEKIPEKKVKVEDVSIDIAEKEEKEVVNGENDKRNTISEGIKEKVRGVVEGVIKLFEKDLNIVAIGDSLTQGVGDETENGGYVGILNNTFQDNNINVTIENYGKRGNRTDQLLKRLEKKEIETSIQEADIVFITIGANDIMKIVRNNFTNLNIELFNQEKPEYLERLRVIFTKINELNPDTKIYLIGFYNPFDRYFADVEEFQTIVDDWNESSKFVTEEFENVNYIPTSDLFIDSDIELLANDYFHPNATGYKLMAKRILENMEEVSVEQEVMNEDGE from the coding sequence ATGCGGAGAAGGAAACTAACGATCATTCTTGCTAGTTTGCTAGTAGTGTGCTTTAGCCTATATTTCTTTCATTCTTATTCTTATCAAACAAAACAGCTAAATGAAGAAATATCTGCTATGAATGGAGCGGCAGATTCTGATGAAATGACAGATCAATCTAAAACTGAAGATGAGAAAATTCCTGAAAAAAAGGTAAAGGTTGAAGATGTTTCTATTGATATAGCAGAAAAAGAAGAGAAAGAAGTCGTAAATGGCGAGAATGATAAACGTAACACAATATCTGAAGGTATAAAGGAAAAGGTTAGGGGAGTCGTAGAAGGGGTTATCAAATTATTCGAGAAGGATCTTAATATCGTGGCAATCGGTGATTCTCTCACTCAAGGTGTAGGAGACGAAACAGAAAATGGCGGTTATGTCGGGATTTTAAATAACACGTTTCAAGATAATAACATCAATGTTACCATCGAAAACTATGGTAAAAGAGGAAACCGGACAGACCAATTATTAAAACGTCTAGAAAAGAAAGAGATTGAAACATCCATTCAAGAGGCTGATATTGTTTTCATCACAATTGGCGCCAACGACATTATGAAAATTGTTCGAAACAATTTTACGAACCTTAATATAGAGCTTTTTAATCAAGAAAAACCAGAATATCTTGAGAGATTAAGAGTAATTTTTACTAAGATCAATGAATTAAATCCAGACACAAAAATTTATTTGATTGGTTTTTATAATCCATTCGATCGTTATTTTGCTGATGTTGAAGAATTTCAAACGATTGTTGACGATTGGAATGAATCGAGTAAATTCGTTACTGAAGAATTTGAAAATGTAAATTATATTCCCACTTCTGATTTATTTATTGATTCCGACATAGAGTTATTAGCTAATGATTATTTCCACCCAAACGCTACAGGATATAAACTTATGGCAAAGCGGATCTTAGAGAACATGGAAGAAGTGAGTGTCGAGCAAGAGGTCATGAACGAGGATGGAGAATAA
- a CDS encoding SagB/ThcOx family dehydrogenase, giving the protein MILDEFLHNLHFDIDQASIPNWEVDWGDGPLAYKLYYDLPEIPLSLDIPLTLEGQEVPDKPNLRKIGYFLWLVYGITQFSQYVIPMDSSENQLQIMHSLRRFAPSGGALYPNELYVYLKIDDLPEGIYHFDASHHRLVLLREGHFDDYLTDALGYRCDLTSCFGTVFVSTMFWKNFFKYNNFSYRLQGLDAGVLIGQLLEVAKRFGFASGVYYQFLDRAINHLLGLTEQEESVYSVIPLSVEPTMWSGNRHGVNSLATDLLQEIPPIQPKHYVRSKKMKEFPMLLKMNEASMLDSSPFRWIEEKEMRTVEGMVVPLPPVKRVSYDFMSTCRKRFSPDMDFILGKVSLQQLAYLLYEATESFRYRNDIEETLIYEPRVSIFVCLYNIEGIPNGAYYYDNREHALRQLNPGDHRLQLQSGMSSGNVNLQQVPITLHVVGDKDYDKDSLGYRGYRIQQMEAGMLVQRLLLAASALDMGGHPLLGFDVNQSDQIYNLDSLGKTSLIQIPMGPYRQRPWLIGRLYT; this is encoded by the coding sequence ATGATTCTTGATGAGTTTCTGCACAATTTACATTTTGATATTGATCAGGCAAGCATTCCAAACTGGGAAGTGGACTGGGGAGATGGCCCTCTTGCATACAAGCTTTACTATGACTTACCCGAAATACCACTTTCTTTGGATATACCACTAACTCTGGAAGGTCAGGAAGTTCCTGATAAGCCAAATCTTCGCAAAATCGGTTACTTTCTTTGGCTTGTGTATGGAATAACCCAATTTAGTCAATATGTTATCCCGATGGATTCTTCCGAGAATCAACTTCAAATCATGCATTCCTTAAGAAGGTTTGCCCCTTCGGGAGGAGCGTTGTATCCAAACGAATTATACGTATATTTAAAAATTGACGATTTACCTGAAGGGATTTATCATTTCGATGCCTCACACCACCGCTTAGTCTTATTGCGTGAAGGTCATTTTGATGATTATCTTACCGATGCGCTTGGATACCGTTGTGATCTTACATCTTGCTTTGGGACCGTTTTTGTATCAACGATGTTTTGGAAAAACTTTTTCAAGTACAATAACTTTTCTTACCGGCTACAAGGGTTAGATGCAGGTGTCCTGATTGGGCAGTTATTAGAAGTAGCAAAACGTTTTGGCTTTGCATCAGGGGTGTACTATCAATTCCTTGATCGTGCGATTAACCATCTTCTTGGGCTTACGGAACAAGAAGAAAGCGTATATTCAGTTATCCCGCTATCTGTAGAACCAACCATGTGGTCAGGGAACCGTCATGGTGTGAATAGCTTAGCTACTGACTTGTTACAAGAAATACCTCCTATTCAGCCTAAACATTACGTTCGATCAAAGAAAATGAAAGAGTTTCCGATGTTACTAAAAATGAATGAAGCTTCCATGCTCGACTCTTCACCTTTTCGATGGATCGAGGAGAAGGAGATGAGAACTGTAGAGGGTATGGTTGTGCCTTTGCCCCCGGTTAAAAGAGTTTCATATGATTTCATGTCTACTTGTCGAAAGCGATTTTCACCTGACATGGATTTTATTTTGGGAAAAGTAAGTCTACAACAACTTGCTTACCTTCTTTATGAGGCAACAGAATCTTTCCGTTACAGAAATGACATAGAGGAAACACTTATATATGAGCCACGTGTTTCAATATTTGTTTGTTTGTATAATATTGAAGGAATCCCTAATGGTGCTTATTATTATGACAATAGGGAGCATGCATTGCGCCAGCTGAATCCAGGAGACCACCGGCTCCAACTGCAATCTGGAATGTCTTCAGGTAATGTAAATTTACAGCAAGTACCTATCACTCTGCATGTTGTCGGTGACAAGGATTACGATAAAGATTCACTTGGCTACAGAGGATATCGAATTCAACAAATGGAAGCGGGAATGCTAGTCCAAAGATTATTATTAGCAGCATCAGCCCTTGATATGGGTGGTCACCCACTCCTCGGTTTCGATGTAAACCAAAGTGATCAAATTTACAACTTGGATTCACTAGGAAAAACAAGCTTAATTCAAATCCCAATGGGCCCTTATCGACAACGACCTTGGCTGATAGGAAGACTTTATACTTAA